One region of Eubalaena glacialis isolate mEubGla1 chromosome 6, mEubGla1.1.hap2.+ XY, whole genome shotgun sequence genomic DNA includes:
- the CPN2 gene encoding carboxypeptidase N subunit 2: MLPRAWLRWACLLLLATPTQPCPKGCDCFIREVFCSDEELAAIPLDIPPHATDIIFVETSFTMVGARTFSGSPNLTKVVFLNTQVCHFGPDAFGGLPGLQDLEITGGAFSNLSTDIFSNLTSLGKFTLNFNMLEALPEGLFQHMDALESLQLQGNRLQTLPGRLFQPLRRLKTLNLAQNLLAQLPEELFAPLCSLQTLRLSNNALADLPRGLFSHLGGLQELFLDGNSISELPSQAFAGLSRLEKLWLQRNTIGHLPRSIFSSLGKLTFLSLQGNALRTLPTSLFAHSPGLVSLSLSHNQLETIPEGAFANLSSLGFLTLSHNALTHLPAGVFRGLEGLVKLYLGSNNLTALHPALFQNLSTLELLSLSRNLLTTLPQGIFDTNYNLFNLALHGNPWQCDCHLAYLFGWLHQYSDRLFNSQTYCAGPAYLKGQVVPALRKEQLVCPVTQDHLGFQAPGPEGREPGGGWDPAMKEKATWNRCTYSTPEGTVVLACDEARCRWLNVQLSPRQGSASPGLTFNASQEWDLKSSCGSVRVTVSIEALAGEP; this comes from the coding sequence ATGCTGCCCAGAGCCTGGCTGCGCTGGGCCTGCCTCCTGCTCCTGGCCACGCCTACCCAGCCCTGCCCCAAGGGGTGTGACTGCTTCATCCGGGAGGTGTTTTGCTCCGATGAGGAGCTGGCCGCCATCCCGCTGGACATCCCGCCACACGCCACAGACATCATCTTCGTGGAGACCTCGTTCACCATGGTGGGAGCCAGGACCTTCAGTGGCAGCCCCAACCTGACCAAGGTGGTCTTCCTCAACACCCAGGTGTGCCACTTCGGGCCGGATGCCTTCGGGGGGCTGCCGGGGCTCCAGGACCTGGAGATCACTGGCGGTGCCTTCTCCAACCTCAGCACTGACATCTTCTCCAACCTGACCTCGCTGGGCAAGTTCACCCTCAACTTCAACATGCTGGAGGCTCTGCCCGAGGGCCTCTTCCAGCACATGGATGCCCTGGAGTCCCTCCAGCTGCAGGGCAATCGGCTCCAGACCCTGCCCGGGAGGCTCTTCCAGCCTCTGAGACGTCTGAAGACCCTCAACCTCGCTCAGAACCTCCTGGCCCAGCTGCCCGAGGAACTGTTCGCCCCCCTCTGCAGCCTGCAGACCCTGAGGCTGAGCAACAACGCACTGGCCGACCTGCCCCGAGGGCTGTTCAGCCACCTGGGCGGCCTGCAGGAACTCTTCCTGGACGGCAACTCCATCTCCGAGCTGCCCTCGCAAGCATTCGCGGGGCTCTCCCGCCTGGAGAAGCTATGGCTGCAGCGCAACACCATCGGCCACCTGCCCCGGTCCATCTTCTCCTCCCTGGGCAAACTGACCTTCCTGAGCTTGCAGGGCAACGCGCTGCGGACGCTGCCCACCAGCCTCTTCGCCCATTCCCCAGGCCTGGTCAGCCTGTCCCTGTCCCACAACCAGCTGGAGACCATCCCCGAGGGAGCCTTTGCCAACCTATCCAGCCTCGGGTTCCTCACGCTCTCGCACAACGCCCTCACCCATCTGCCGGCTGGCGTCTTCAGGGGCCTCGAGGGGCTGGTCAAGCTCTACCTGGGCAGCAACAACCTGACGGCCCTGCACCCAGCCCTCTTCCAGAACCTGTCCACGCTCGAGCTGCTCAGCCTCTCCAGGAACCTCCTGACCACGCTGCCCCAGGGCATCTTTGACACCAATTACAACCTGTTCAACCTGGCCCTGCACGGCAACCCCTGGCAGTGCGACTGCCACCTGGCCTATCTCTTCGGGTGGCTGCACCAGTATAGCGACCGGCTCTTCAACAGCCAGACCTACTGTGCTGGCCCCGCCTACCTGAAGGGTCAGGTGGTGCCCGCCCTGAGGAAGGAGCAGCTGGTGTGCCCGGTCACCCAGGACCACCTGGGCTTCCAGGCCCCGGGGCCAGAGGGCAGGGAGCCAGGGGGCGGCTGGGATCCGGCCATGAAGGAGAAGGCGACCTGGAACCGGTGCACCTACAGCACCCCCGAGGGCACCGTGGTGCTGGCTTGTGATGAGGCCCGGTGTCGCTGGCTGAACGTCCAGCTGTCTCCCAGGCAGGGCTCGGCCTCCCCGGGACTGACGTTCAATGCCAGTCAGGAGTGGGACTTGAAGTCCAGCTGTGGCTCTGTGAGGGTCACTGTGTCGATCGAGGCTCTGGCAGGGGAGCCCTAG